Proteins found in one Bremerella volcania genomic segment:
- a CDS encoding DUF1549 domain-containing protein, with protein MRLPPHGFRMRIASITLLLLTPVVLCAADSLDTKPLPGILLDNTAAQLMGPWQTSVHSKPYIGEGYVHSGVPGQEEATIGKTITFRQKLPTDGKYGVYLAYNANGNRAAAAPVEIQHADGDAKLRVNQRETPKGPALFHSLGEFNFNTDKEAVVAISDKDAQGIVIVDAVLFVPASEIAKLDAVGKKLTAKTPEAKPEKKEKPKPEVAPAFVRVKNNDARLLTSDELDQLINREAHLTETTDIVDDETFLRRVTIDVIGRIPTEQERADFLADTNPAKRSLLIDRLLESPEFGTNWGTYWSDVFSYRIPQPELTFLDYQIFQDWMAQQMNEGVGWDEITYRILTATGKVGDNPPAFFVGFHQASTSRLAGETTRVFLGTQIQCAECHDHPFVDIPQERFHQMAAFFVRTNAKLPWNDSAEIEVGSKDAGEHKMPDTNKTMMPAVFAGDQLEKGVSDVNRRVTLANWVVSPDNALFAKAYVNRTWERLMDQPFCDPVDEISDEAGFPSLPSVHDAVAGHFVANEYDAKPLFRLILNTKAYQRELDSSDEVVGQLASAELRKMRGDVVFKNLETAIELPNVKGEQMKPTAEMRFPPPPKSTKDIVNDVFGYDPSLGKQFRPQTMQQAMFLMNNRQLQDQVNAGKDQQTKLAKLLKETPDDRQAIQRLYINVLGRAPADKELDIAYQFVQEGASRGEAFEDLLWALLNTAEFTTRK; from the coding sequence ATGCGGCTGCCACCTCACGGTTTCCGGATGCGCATCGCGAGTATTACCCTGCTTCTGCTGACGCCGGTCGTGCTGTGCGCGGCCGACTCGCTCGATACCAAGCCGCTACCGGGCATCTTGCTGGATAACACCGCCGCCCAGTTGATGGGACCATGGCAGACTTCAGTACACAGCAAGCCTTACATCGGCGAAGGCTACGTCCACAGTGGCGTTCCTGGTCAAGAGGAAGCGACCATCGGCAAGACGATCACCTTTCGCCAGAAGCTGCCTACCGATGGCAAGTATGGCGTTTACTTGGCATACAACGCCAATGGCAATCGAGCCGCTGCCGCTCCCGTTGAGATTCAACATGCGGATGGGGATGCCAAGCTGAGGGTGAACCAGCGAGAAACTCCCAAGGGCCCTGCCCTATTCCACTCGCTGGGTGAATTCAATTTCAACACCGACAAAGAGGCGGTCGTTGCGATCTCGGACAAAGACGCCCAGGGAATCGTGATTGTTGATGCCGTCCTTTTCGTGCCGGCCAGTGAGATTGCCAAACTCGACGCCGTGGGGAAGAAGCTTACTGCGAAGACGCCGGAAGCCAAGCCAGAGAAAAAGGAAAAGCCCAAGCCGGAAGTCGCTCCGGCATTCGTACGAGTAAAGAATAACGATGCCCGATTGCTGACGTCGGATGAACTCGACCAGTTGATTAATCGCGAGGCCCACCTGACCGAAACGACCGACATCGTCGATGACGAGACATTTCTACGGCGCGTCACGATTGATGTGATCGGCCGGATTCCGACCGAGCAGGAACGGGCCGACTTCCTCGCCGACACGAACCCTGCCAAGCGTTCGCTGCTGATCGATCGGCTGCTGGAAAGCCCCGAGTTCGGCACCAATTGGGGAACCTACTGGAGCGACGTCTTCAGTTATCGCATTCCCCAGCCAGAACTTACCTTTCTGGATTATCAGATCTTCCAGGATTGGATGGCCCAGCAAATGAACGAGGGCGTTGGTTGGGACGAGATTACCTATCGCATTTTGACGGCAACAGGGAAAGTGGGGGACAACCCTCCGGCTTTCTTCGTAGGTTTCCACCAGGCAAGTACTTCGCGACTAGCTGGCGAAACGACACGGGTTTTCCTCGGAACGCAGATCCAATGTGCCGAATGCCACGATCACCCGTTCGTCGATATCCCTCAAGAACGCTTTCACCAGATGGCTGCGTTCTTCGTTCGCACCAATGCCAAGTTGCCTTGGAATGACAGTGCTGAAATCGAAGTTGGCAGTAAGGACGCTGGCGAACATAAGATGCCAGATACCAACAAGACGATGATGCCCGCCGTCTTTGCTGGCGACCAGCTAGAGAAAGGTGTCAGCGACGTCAATCGCCGCGTTACCTTGGCCAACTGGGTTGTCAGCCCCGATAACGCACTGTTTGCCAAAGCCTATGTGAACCGCACCTGGGAGCGACTGATGGATCAGCCCTTCTGTGATCCGGTCGACGAGATCTCGGACGAGGCTGGCTTCCCCAGCTTGCCATCCGTTCATGATGCGGTGGCAGGCCACTTTGTCGCCAACGAGTACGATGCGAAGCCCTTGTTCCGGTTGATCCTCAATACCAAAGCGTATCAGCGCGAACTCGATTCATCGGACGAGGTCGTCGGGCAACTGGCATCGGCCGAACTTCGTAAGATGCGTGGGGATGTCGTCTTCAAGAATCTGGAAACGGCCATCGAGCTTCCCAATGTGAAGGGGGAGCAGATGAAGCCGACCGCTGAGATGCGATTCCCGCCTCCACCCAAGAGCACGAAGGATATCGTGAACGACGTGTTCGGCTACGATCCATCCCTCGGCAAGCAGTTCCGTCCGCAAACGATGCAGCAGGCCATGTTCCTGATGAACAACCGTCAGCTTCAAGATCAAGTCAATGCAGGCAAAGATCAACAGACGAAGCTGGCCAAGCTTCTCAAGGAAACGCCTGACGATCGCCAGGCAATTCAACGGCTATACATCAACGTGCTGGGCCGCGCCCCGGCGGACAAAGAGTTGGACATTGCCTACCAGTTTGTCCAAGAAGGAGCTTCGCGAGGCGAGGCTTTCGAAGATCTACTCTGGGCGCTCTTGAACACCGCGGAATTTACTACTCGCAAGTAA
- the ribD gene encoding bifunctional diaminohydroxyphosphoribosylaminopyrimidine deaminase/5-amino-6-(5-phosphoribosylamino)uracil reductase RibD: MAIADDDQRFMRRALDLAEQGRGLVEPNPMVGCVIVKDGRIVGEGFHECFGEPHAEVNAIANAGSASLEGCTVYVTLEPCCHHGKTPPCTDALLKVKPARVVIAMQDPFPKVQGGGIQVLASSGIQVSVGACGEEAARLNAPFAKVHQQGKPWVIAKWAMTLDGKLATASGSSKWISGEAARAEVHRIRGLCDGVMVGSGTVKLDDPLLTTRPPGPRTAARIVFDSQATLSTSSRLIETISEAPVIVAVAESARSERLDRLAHAGCQLIVCQGSGHAERMEYFLRQLALRGMTNLLVEGGSQLLGMLWDARQIDEVYAFISPKIAGGSDAISPIGGHGVRNMEEAASLVRTDLRSYQETICLHGFTGF, translated from the coding sequence ATGGCAATCGCCGACGACGACCAGCGATTCATGCGGCGAGCGTTAGATCTCGCCGAGCAGGGTCGCGGCTTGGTTGAACCCAACCCCATGGTTGGATGTGTGATCGTTAAAGACGGTCGGATCGTTGGCGAGGGATTCCATGAATGCTTCGGCGAACCACACGCCGAAGTCAACGCGATTGCCAACGCAGGCAGTGCTTCGCTTGAAGGGTGTACCGTCTACGTAACGCTTGAGCCTTGTTGCCATCACGGCAAAACGCCTCCGTGCACCGATGCTCTGCTGAAAGTGAAACCGGCCAGAGTCGTGATCGCCATGCAAGACCCTTTCCCGAAAGTACAGGGAGGTGGCATCCAGGTTCTCGCCAGCAGTGGTATTCAAGTGAGCGTCGGAGCCTGCGGTGAAGAGGCGGCTCGACTGAATGCCCCGTTTGCCAAAGTTCATCAACAGGGGAAGCCCTGGGTGATCGCCAAGTGGGCCATGACGCTCGACGGCAAGCTGGCCACCGCCAGTGGAAGCAGCAAGTGGATCAGTGGCGAAGCGGCACGAGCGGAAGTGCATCGCATCCGAGGACTTTGCGATGGAGTGATGGTCGGCAGCGGAACGGTAAAGCTGGACGATCCCTTACTGACGACCCGCCCTCCTGGACCGCGGACGGCGGCAAGGATTGTTTTCGATAGCCAGGCGACACTCTCAACATCCAGCCGATTGATCGAGACCATCTCAGAGGCACCGGTAATCGTAGCAGTTGCCGAATCGGCTCGTTCAGAACGCCTCGACCGCCTGGCACATGCAGGCTGCCAGTTGATTGTTTGCCAAGGGAGCGGCCACGCCGAGCGAATGGAGTATTTTCTTCGCCAGCTCGCCTTACGAGGCATGACCAATCTGCTCGTTGAAGGAGGCAGCCAACTGCTTGGTATGTTGTGGGATGCCCGGCAAATCGATGAAGTCTACGCGTTCATCTCGCCGAAAATTGCCGGGGGCAGCGATGCAATCAGTCCGATCGGTGGTCACGGCGTTAGGAACATGGAAGAAGCCGCCAGCCTGGTGCGAACCGATCTTAGATCCTACCAGGAAACGATCTGCCTGCACGGGTTTACCGGCTTCTAG
- a CDS encoding tetratricopeptide repeat protein: MTIDAYAYPPCGTNKKIKFYCPDMVADIEKIERMLQGEQRVACLDFVRKMLEKHPDHSVPLFYNAILNLQLSDEHKAEEAVNLFLEKHPNNPAAHALKATLEASLGKGDEAIDELQTALEKTEERLHPSLYDAFGAVGQMLLMTGKVLGARSHFTLQSNLAPDDDNMPMQMLMRLNNSPEIPIFLKQDLTLAECPADFPRNEEFNKALQDAAQGLWRKGLKQFEELRAGAPRNPAILENIAALQFSLGQDDVAAKTLHTYAVAEQRSDFETATEAEALAKALTDQDEEQIDVVNASMSIHEMEPLLEKLRVDERCEHLPIDLSQLGTEESPPPRAAYLLLDKPRKESGVDLTLENVSSVLGELLVFGKETDRPARIEFTSAKGPSFDEAISTLKEICGDTIDPTVSEDVQGRIFALQDLMNWQWRLPDDTPNEVRNRLMTEKRREVILEKWVNFPLQTLSGKTPLEASKDTELRLPLAAEVLTLEMVGQQEKWKFDFAELREKLSLPAAGTLSTENLDVLNLPITRLHRLPAAQLSDQDLIQGYGRSVIRGLNKAVEVLANELLVRESLKDQIDRSQLYGELARTATDSDQALANLKKAQEEAVQQGRSPGLWMVAELSMRFERREMQEAQMLMQTLMSKYAQEPQTAQALFGVLQRFGLITPDGRMAGGMPAGPPPAQSGPQAEGGLWTPGAPAGPPPQSAPPAAGGGEEKKSGLWLPGMD, translated from the coding sequence ATGACTATCGACGCTTACGCCTATCCACCGTGCGGCACCAACAAGAAGATCAAGTTCTATTGCCCGGACATGGTCGCCGATATCGAAAAGATCGAACGTATGCTGCAAGGCGAGCAGCGCGTGGCCTGTCTCGACTTCGTTCGCAAGATGCTGGAAAAGCACCCCGATCACTCGGTGCCGTTATTCTACAACGCCATCCTCAACCTTCAGCTTTCCGACGAACATAAGGCCGAAGAAGCGGTCAATCTATTCCTGGAAAAGCACCCCAACAATCCTGCAGCCCATGCGCTCAAGGCCACGCTGGAAGCCTCGTTGGGCAAAGGGGACGAAGCGATCGACGAGCTTCAAACGGCACTCGAAAAAACGGAAGAACGCCTGCACCCATCGCTCTACGATGCGTTCGGGGCGGTCGGCCAGATGCTGTTGATGACGGGTAAAGTGCTAGGGGCTCGCAGCCACTTCACGCTGCAGTCGAACCTGGCCCCCGACGACGACAACATGCCAATGCAGATGCTGATGCGTCTGAATAACTCGCCAGAGATTCCGATCTTCCTGAAACAAGATCTGACGCTCGCCGAATGCCCGGCCGACTTCCCACGCAATGAAGAGTTCAACAAAGCCTTGCAAGATGCGGCCCAAGGCCTATGGCGCAAGGGGCTCAAGCAATTTGAAGAGCTGCGTGCCGGTGCACCTCGCAACCCGGCCATTCTCGAAAACATCGCGGCCTTGCAGTTCAGTCTCGGACAGGATGACGTCGCCGCAAAGACGCTGCACACCTATGCCGTCGCCGAGCAGCGCAGCGACTTTGAAACCGCCACTGAAGCGGAAGCACTTGCCAAAGCACTCACCGACCAGGACGAAGAACAGATCGACGTCGTCAACGCATCGATGTCCATTCACGAAATGGAACCGCTGCTGGAAAAGCTACGCGTCGACGAACGGTGCGAGCACCTGCCCATCGATCTTTCGCAGCTTGGTACCGAAGAATCCCCGCCACCACGAGCCGCTTACCTGCTATTGGACAAACCTCGTAAGGAGTCTGGCGTCGATCTCACCCTGGAAAACGTTTCGAGCGTTCTGGGCGAACTGCTGGTATTCGGCAAGGAAACCGACCGACCGGCACGGATCGAGTTCACGTCAGCCAAGGGGCCAAGCTTCGACGAAGCGATCAGCACGCTCAAAGAAATCTGTGGCGACACAATCGATCCAACGGTTAGCGAAGACGTGCAAGGCCGTATCTTCGCTCTGCAGGACCTGATGAACTGGCAGTGGCGTCTGCCCGATGACACGCCCAACGAAGTCCGCAACCGGCTCATGACCGAAAAGCGTCGGGAGGTCATTCTCGAAAAGTGGGTTAACTTCCCCCTGCAAACCCTCAGCGGCAAGACTCCGCTGGAAGCCTCGAAGGATACTGAACTTCGTTTGCCATTGGCAGCGGAAGTACTGACCCTGGAAATGGTCGGCCAGCAGGAAAAATGGAAGTTTGATTTCGCCGAACTGCGAGAAAAACTGAGCCTGCCAGCCGCCGGGACGCTATCGACCGAGAACCTCGATGTGCTCAACCTACCCATCACACGGCTGCATCGCTTGCCGGCTGCTCAGCTTTCCGATCAGGACTTGATTCAAGGCTACGGCCGCAGCGTGATCCGCGGGCTCAATAAGGCCGTCGAAGTCCTGGCCAATGAGTTGTTGGTTCGAGAGTCGCTCAAGGATCAGATCGACCGATCGCAACTTTACGGCGAACTGGCACGTACCGCGACCGATAGCGATCAGGCTCTCGCGAACCTCAAGAAGGCTCAGGAAGAAGCCGTCCAACAGGGCCGATCCCCCGGCCTCTGGATGGTCGCCGAGCTTTCGATGCGGTTCGAACGTCGCGAAATGCAGGAAGCTCAAATGCTGATGCAAACGCTGATGTCAAAGTACGCCCAGGAACCGCAAACCGCCCAGGCACTATTTGGGGTACTGCAACGTTTCGGCCTGATTACGCCAGACGGTCGCATGGCTGGCGGCATGCCAGCGGGGCCTCCTCCCGCGCAAAGCGGACCGCAAGCAGAGGGCGGCCTCTGGACACCCGGTGCCCCTGCCGGACCTCCGCCTCAGTCCGCACCACCGGCCGCTGGTGGTGGCGAAGAGAAGAAGTCGGGACTCTGGTTGCCAGGAATGGACTAA
- a CDS encoding DUF1501 domain-containing protein yields MIRPFWNLVAGRDGVSHRRAFLKQLMTGAAAGTLTLSWRDMMIARASELRKTGKKMILLWMDGGPSQFETFNPKIGSQYQGPATSIPTSLPGVHIAEYMPETAKMMHKIALIRSMKSSERDHFRAIKLVRSGYPINPSIQYPTWGSVVARERFDPTYDLPAFVRIGKPRITTRDINSGVLGPRYESFKIDQAGTLPEDVLTTVPEQRLRRRLDLSARLDEQFAMSGGAQRVVEKQEIYEQTQRFVLSPKLEAFRLDNEPESIRDAYGRNEFGQACLLARRLVETGVSFIEVFSTGNVSDQGWDTHKKGWDENPKLANGVDQGYAMLLRDLEQRGMLEDTLVVWMGEFGRTPKFKPDGGREHYSDGWITCLSGGGVKMGQVIGETDKEGVHVTDRPVEVQDLFQTFCHVLGMNPHDEYVTDQDQPLALVKGGEVIQELF; encoded by the coding sequence ATGATTCGCCCTTTCTGGAATCTGGTAGCCGGACGAGATGGTGTCTCGCATCGCCGAGCGTTTCTCAAACAACTGATGACAGGGGCTGCTGCCGGCACGTTAACGCTGTCATGGCGCGATATGATGATCGCTCGTGCAAGCGAATTGCGTAAGACCGGCAAGAAGATGATCCTGCTGTGGATGGATGGGGGACCCAGCCAGTTCGAAACCTTCAATCCCAAGATCGGATCGCAATACCAGGGACCTGCGACATCGATACCGACTTCGCTTCCCGGGGTACACATTGCCGAGTACATGCCGGAAACGGCCAAGATGATGCACAAGATCGCTTTGATCCGCAGTATGAAGAGCAGCGAACGCGATCACTTCCGCGCCATCAAGCTGGTTCGCAGCGGATATCCGATCAATCCTTCGATTCAATATCCAACGTGGGGCAGCGTGGTCGCACGGGAACGTTTCGATCCAACCTACGACCTGCCAGCTTTCGTGCGAATTGGCAAGCCGCGAATAACCACGCGCGACATCAACAGTGGCGTGTTAGGGCCACGTTACGAGTCATTCAAAATCGATCAAGCCGGTACGCTGCCCGAGGACGTTTTGACGACGGTGCCTGAGCAGCGGTTGCGTCGTCGTTTGGATTTGTCGGCCCGCCTGGATGAGCAATTCGCAATGAGCGGCGGCGCCCAGCGTGTGGTTGAGAAGCAAGAGATTTACGAGCAAACTCAACGGTTCGTGCTAAGCCCTAAGCTTGAGGCGTTTCGCCTGGATAACGAACCGGAAAGCATTCGCGACGCCTATGGCCGCAACGAGTTCGGTCAGGCCTGTTTGCTGGCCCGGCGACTCGTGGAAACTGGTGTTAGCTTTATCGAGGTCTTCAGTACCGGTAACGTGAGCGATCAAGGATGGGATACGCATAAGAAAGGCTGGGACGAGAATCCCAAACTAGCCAACGGCGTCGATCAAGGTTACGCGATGCTTCTGCGCGACCTTGAGCAGCGCGGCATGTTGGAAGATACGTTGGTCGTCTGGATGGGCGAATTCGGGCGAACTCCCAAATTCAAACCGGACGGCGGTCGCGAGCACTACTCTGACGGTTGGATTACCTGCTTGTCTGGCGGCGGTGTTAAGATGGGGCAAGTGATCGGCGAGACCGATAAGGAAGGTGTCCACGTTACCGATCGTCCCGTCGAAGTGCAGGATCTTTTCCAGACCTTCTGTCATGTCTTGGGCATGAACCCACACGATGAATACGTCACCGATCAGGACCAGCCACTGGCGCTGGTTAAGGGTGGTGAAGTCATTCAGGAACTGTTCTAG
- a CDS encoding CsbD family protein has translation MNWDTIEGNWKQFSGKVREKWGKLTDDDLEVIAGKRDRLSGKIQERYGIAKEEAERQIDEYQRAT, from the coding sequence ATGAATTGGGATACCATTGAAGGAAACTGGAAACAGTTTAGCGGTAAGGTGCGTGAGAAGTGGGGCAAATTAACGGATGACGATTTAGAAGTAATCGCCGGAAAACGCGATCGCCTGAGCGGCAAGATCCAAGAACGTTACGGCATTGCAAAAGAAGAAGCTGAGCGTCAGATCGACGAGTATCAACGCGCTACGTAG